A single region of the Biomaibacter acetigenes genome encodes:
- a CDS encoding DNA methyltransferase, producing the protein MQTTRQIDIPRYLAEFRLDEGTGENLSLFGDKKRGTEIEYVQIDDHRIPRYINEYWTSGQRQASSIHEVSYRACFKPQVPHFFIDLLTQEGDTVYDPFSGRGTTVIEAGRLGRRVIANDVNPLSEILSRPRFFIPDLKDVEKRLEEIPYYSSLRAEMDLSMFFHPDTESEIVSLKNYILEKRQSGREDHVDSWIRMVATNRLTGHSPGFFSVYTLPPNQAVSPERQIKINEKRHQKPEYRDTRKIILKKSKSLIKNLTRKEKENLRKAGESALFLTEDARYTGRIPDGSVQLTVTSPPFLDVVQYSQDNWLRCWFNSIDAEEISKKITMSRTVEEWCGVMGDVFRELFRITRKGGWVAFEVGEVRGGSVKLDEHVVPLGLAAGFECEGILINLQEFTKTSNIWGINNNTCGTNTNRIVMFKKL; encoded by the coding sequence ATGCAAACCACACGGCAGATCGACATTCCCCGCTACCTTGCGGAGTTTCGACTGGATGAAGGTACCGGAGAAAATCTCAGTCTGTTTGGCGACAAAAAACGCGGGACTGAAATAGAATATGTACAGATAGATGATCACCGTATCCCCAGATACATAAACGAATACTGGACTTCGGGACAGAGGCAGGCATCTTCCATCCACGAAGTTTCCTACAGGGCCTGTTTTAAGCCTCAAGTGCCGCACTTTTTTATTGACCTTTTGACGCAGGAAGGCGATACTGTCTACGACCCCTTCAGCGGCAGGGGTACCACAGTTATTGAGGCGGGACGTTTAGGCCGTAGAGTCATCGCTAATGACGTAAATCCCTTGAGTGAGATTCTCTCCAGGCCCAGATTCTTTATACCCGATTTAAAGGATGTGGAAAAAAGGCTTGAAGAGATTCCATACTATTCCAGCCTAAGAGCTGAAATGGACCTTTCCATGTTCTTTCACCCCGATACCGAGTCGGAAATCGTGTCTTTGAAGAATTATATCCTGGAAAAGAGGCAGAGCGGCCGGGAGGACCACGTGGACAGCTGGATACGCATGGTGGCCACCAATCGGCTTACAGGCCACTCACCCGGTTTTTTTTCAGTATACACATTGCCGCCAAATCAGGCGGTAAGCCCCGAGCGGCAGATAAAAATCAACGAGAAGCGTCACCAGAAGCCGGAGTACAGGGATACCCGAAAGATAATCCTTAAAAAATCAAAGAGCCTCATCAAAAATTTAACCCGAAAAGAAAAGGAAAACCTCAGAAAGGCGGGGGAAAGCGCACTTTTTTTGACAGAGGACGCAAGATACACAGGCCGGATACCGGACGGATCTGTGCAGCTTACCGTGACATCTCCGCCTTTTCTGGATGTGGTTCAATATTCCCAGGATAACTGGCTTCGCTGCTGGTTTAATTCCATAGATGCCGAGGAGATATCGAAGAAAATAACTATGTCCAGAACTGTTGAGGAATGGTGCGGCGTAATGGGCGATGTATTTCGGGAGCTTTTCAGGATAACCCGAAAGGGCGGCTGGGTAGCCTTTGAAGTGGGTGAGGTGAGGGGCGGTTCAGTAAAGCTCGATGAACATGTGGTTCCCCTGGGCCTTGCCGCGGGCTTTGAGTGCGAAGGCATACTTATAAACCTGCAGGAGTTCACCAAGACTTCCAACATATGGGGGATTAATAACAACACTTGCGGCACCAATACCAATCGTATAGTTATGTTCAAAAAACTTTGA
- the dnaE gene encoding DNA polymerase III subunit alpha, with product MSFCHLHVHSEYSLLDGLCRLPQLVSRAAELRMPALALTDHGGLWGVVPFYKLCMEKGIKPILGCEVYVVDNMHKKEGKECPHHLVLLAENEEGYKNLLKLVTASNLEGFYYRPRVDKKLLSCYSRGLIALSACIRGEVSDLILKGDMEGARRAVAEYADIFGKGNFFLEMQDHGLEQEKKANFWLKVLSKELGVGLVATNDVHYLAPEDAAVHRALLSVQTLSSLGDSISMEGKEYYFKTPAEMEKLFADTPEALENTEIIAERCNVKLSLGGMNLPEIPVPPGYDTRSFLEKLAFEGAYGRYGTPLPENVRRRLEYELSVIRQTGYAGYFLIVKDIVDFARKSGISVGPGRGSAAGSLVSYCLGITDVDPLKYGLIFERFLNPERVSPPDIDVDLCHRGRRKVLDYIRERFGRERIAHAGAFSTLQARAVLRDTGRALGLAYEKIDRMCSLIPYSHISLEGAVEQSPHLSTLIRRDPEARHAFETARHLQGLPRHMTQHSAGVVIARNPLTDYVPLQRASGEEIITQADMEMLEDLGLVKIDLLGLRFLTVIGDTLELIKFRRKIHMTIEDIPLDDKDTFEALRRGDTTSTFQLESTGMRNMLRKVQPENIEDLSAVLALYRPGPLQSGMVEEFIARRHGKKAVSYPHPCLRPVLSQTYGVFLYQEQLMQAAHVVAGYTLGEADLLRRAIAKKKKEEIERQKPIFIQRARQRGIDAKTAGDIFSVLEAFGDYGFNKSHSVSYAIMAVRTVYLKEHFPLEYFSALLSLYMDTPSRLQLYLSEARRKGIKLLLPDINKSGVGFIPEPRQGETSNLELRTSSMGAIRTGFALVKNLGARGIKEILKAREEGPFTGFFNFCRRTDRRAVTSKALESLILSGAFDAFGIPRPALLLSLKSALLEAKSAVCGGGYSGQLCLLPEESPVESLARDVFLPDFSPEQKINQELSALGHYITVHPMEMWEDMAAKLRTHTTADVDEINKKKRVRLTGILLDPRWGRTRSGGRMMFVQLEDLNGAVELVIFPREMKLFSPYLFTGSPVIVDGWTDLNDDGHRTVVVGQVRSLNSLAKSPATQAALDYRPVLV from the coding sequence ATGTCTTTCTGCCACCTGCATGTGCATTCCGAATATAGCCTGCTGGACGGCCTGTGCCGCCTGCCGCAACTGGTAAGCCGGGCGGCGGAGCTTCGCATGCCGGCCCTGGCCCTAACGGACCACGGGGGTCTGTGGGGGGTGGTGCCCTTTTACAAGCTTTGTATGGAAAAGGGGATAAAGCCCATCCTCGGCTGTGAAGTCTATGTAGTGGACAACATGCACAAAAAGGAGGGCAAGGAATGCCCCCACCACCTGGTGCTGCTGGCCGAAAATGAAGAGGGCTATAAAAATCTGCTAAAATTAGTGACGGCCTCCAACCTGGAGGGGTTCTACTACCGTCCCCGGGTGGATAAAAAGCTGCTTTCATGTTACAGCCGGGGCCTCATCGCCCTGAGCGCCTGCATCCGAGGGGAGGTGTCGGACCTTATATTGAAAGGCGATATGGAGGGGGCCCGAAGGGCAGTGGCAGAATATGCCGATATCTTCGGAAAAGGAAATTTCTTCCTGGAAATGCAGGACCACGGCCTTGAGCAGGAAAAAAAGGCCAATTTCTGGCTCAAGGTCCTGTCCAAAGAACTTGGCGTAGGGCTGGTGGCTACCAATGACGTGCATTACCTGGCTCCGGAAGATGCTGCGGTCCACCGGGCGCTCCTGTCGGTACAGACCCTTTCGTCGCTGGGGGATTCCATTTCCATGGAGGGAAAAGAATATTACTTCAAGACTCCCGCGGAAATGGAAAAGCTTTTTGCCGATACTCCGGAGGCCCTTGAAAATACAGAAATTATAGCCGAAAGGTGCAATGTTAAGCTCTCCCTGGGAGGCATGAACCTGCCGGAAATTCCGGTGCCGCCTGGATATGACACCCGGAGTTTTCTGGAAAAGCTGGCTTTCGAGGGGGCCTATGGCCGCTACGGCACGCCCCTGCCGGAAAATGTCCGCAGGCGTCTGGAATATGAACTTTCGGTGATAAGGCAGACGGGATATGCAGGATATTTCCTCATAGTCAAGGACATCGTGGACTTTGCCAGAAAAAGCGGCATATCGGTGGGCCCGGGCCGAGGTTCCGCCGCCGGAAGCCTTGTGAGCTACTGCCTGGGCATCACCGATGTGGACCCTTTAAAATACGGCCTCATATTCGAGCGGTTTTTGAACCCCGAGAGGGTGAGCCCCCCGGACATCGATGTGGACCTGTGCCACCGGGGGCGGCGGAAGGTGCTGGATTACATAAGGGAGCGCTTCGGCAGGGAAAGGATAGCCCACGCCGGAGCCTTTTCCACCCTCCAGGCCCGGGCGGTCCTGCGGGACACCGGCCGGGCCTTAGGACTAGCCTATGAAAAGATAGACAGGATGTGCTCCCTCATCCCCTATTCCCACATAAGCCTGGAAGGCGCCGTGGAACAGAGTCCCCACCTTTCGACCTTAATCCGTCGGGACCCGGAGGCAAGACACGCCTTCGAAACAGCCCGGCACCTGCAGGGCCTCCCCCGCCACATGACCCAGCATTCCGCAGGGGTGGTGATAGCCAGAAACCCCCTGACGGATTATGTGCCCCTGCAGCGGGCCTCGGGAGAGGAAATCATCACCCAGGCGGACATGGAAATGCTGGAGGACCTGGGCCTTGTAAAGATTGATCTGCTGGGCCTCCGGTTTCTGACGGTGATAGGAGATACGCTGGAACTTATCAAATTCAGGCGAAAAATCCACATGACTATAGAGGATATCCCCCTGGATGACAAAGACACTTTTGAGGCCCTCCGCCGGGGCGACACCACTTCCACATTCCAGCTGGAAAGCACCGGCATGAGGAATATGCTCAGGAAAGTGCAGCCTGAAAATATCGAAGACCTCTCGGCAGTGCTGGCCCTCTACCGACCCGGCCCCCTTCAAAGCGGCATGGTGGAGGAGTTCATAGCCCGGCGCCACGGCAAAAAGGCCGTCAGTTACCCCCATCCGTGCCTTCGGCCGGTACTTTCGCAAACTTACGGGGTTTTCCTGTATCAGGAACAGCTAATGCAGGCCGCCCATGTAGTGGCGGGCTACACCCTGGGAGAAGCGGACCTTCTCAGGCGGGCCATAGCAAAAAAGAAAAAGGAGGAAATCGAGCGGCAAAAACCGATATTTATCCAGAGGGCCCGGCAGCGGGGTATCGATGCAAAGACCGCCGGCGACATCTTCTCCGTCCTGGAGGCCTTCGGAGATTACGGGTTCAATAAATCCCACAGCGTGTCATATGCCATCATGGCTGTAAGGACCGTATATCTCAAGGAACATTTCCCGCTGGAGTATTTCTCTGCACTGCTTTCGCTTTACATGGACACCCCCTCCCGCCTGCAGCTTTACCTTTCCGAAGCCCGCAGGAAAGGTATAAAGCTGTTGTTGCCGGACATAAACAAAAGCGGGGTGGGATTTATCCCGGAGCCGCGGCAGGGAGAAACCTCGAACCTCGAACTTCGAACCTCGAGCATGGGAGCTATAAGAACTGGCTTTGCCCTGGTCAAAAACCTGGGAGCCCGGGGCATCAAGGAAATCCTGAAGGCCCGGGAGGAAGGCCCCTTCACCGGATTTTTCAATTTCTGCCGGCGCACCGACAGGCGGGCCGTAACCAGTAAAGCCCTGGAATCCCTGATTTTATCCGGAGCCTTCGACGCCTTCGGTATCCCCCGGCCCGCCCTGCTGCTTTCCTTAAAATCAGCCCTTCTGGAGGCAAAATCCGCGGTATGCGGCGGCGGATATTCGGGCCAGCTATGCCTTCTGCCCGAAGAGTCCCCGGTAGAGAGCCTCGCAAGAGATGTGTTTTTGCCGGACTTTTCCCCGGAGCAAAAGATAAACCAGGAGCTTTCGGCCCTGGGTCACTACATCACCGTCCACCCCATGGAGATGTGGGAAGATATGGCCGCAAAGCTCCGCACCCATACCACCGCCGATGTAGACGAAATAAACAAAAAGAAAAGGGTGCGCCTTACGGGAATCCTGCTGGACCCCCGCTGGGGTCGCACCCGAAGCGGCGGGCGCATGATGTTCGTGCAACTCGAAGACCTGAACGGAGCCGTAGAGCTGGTGATTTTCCCCCGGGAAATGAAACTTTTTTCACCATACCTTTTCACCGGCTCTCCTGTTATAGTCGACGGCTGGACCGATTTAAACGATGACGGCCACCGCACAGTGGTGGTGGGGCAAGTCAGGTCTCTGAATAGCCTTGCCAAAAGCCCGGCAACGCAAGCGGCTTTAGATTATCGTCCCGTCCTCGTTTGA
- a CDS encoding cupin domain-containing protein, translating to MYQTIVKKIDDEKWVKNPIHREVYLNTLLDENENQNVIVRLAKILPGGEILPHTHKNQETFYFLEGEGSVLINGERKRVKKGELVNAPAGCEHGILNDTSEEILLYCVFSPIQ from the coding sequence ATGTATCAAACAATAGTTAAAAAGATTGATGATGAGAAATGGGTAAAAAATCCCATACATCGGGAAGTTTACCTGAATACTCTACTGGATGAAAATGAAAACCAAAATGTCATAGTGCGGCTGGCAAAGATCCTGCCGGGAGGGGAGATACTCCCGCACACCCATAAAAATCAGGAGACCTTTTATTTCCTGGAAGGTGAAGGCAGTGTGCTGATAAACGGCGAAAGGAAAAGAGTGAAGAAGGGAGAGCTGGTTAATGCCCCTGCCGGCTGCGAGCACGGGATCTTAAACGATACCAGCGAGGAGATCCTCCTTTACTGTGTATTTTCGCCCATTCAATAA
- the ilvA gene encoding threonine ammonia-lyase gives MQVTLQDIREAREILKSVVYKTGVVHNTTFSEMSGNSVYLKMENLQKTGSFKLRGAFNKIAHLTDEEKRHGVIASSAGNHAQGVAMGATFYGIKSTIVMPKHAPLSKISATKSYGADVVLCGNVYDEAYAEARRLQKETGATFIHPFNDPQVIAGQGTIGLEILEDLPDADAIVVPIGGGGLISGVSIAAKSIKPGIKIIGVQSKNMPSMAESVENKKITTVDGTPTIADGIAVKTPGELTFSIIQKYVDNIITVDEDEIANAILLLLERAKVIAEGAGAVPVAAILNRMEDFRDKKIVALVSGGNIDVNILSRIIDKGLVKGGRKIFLDTLIPDRPGTLWRLLNLVAETGANVLSVTHNRSTRDVAIGYAKVELELETVNEEHIEKIKNVLTENGYNFIIL, from the coding sequence ATGCAAGTCACCTTGCAGGATATTCGGGAGGCCCGGGAAATTCTAAAAAGCGTGGTTTATAAGACCGGCGTTGTCCACAATACCACTTTCAGTGAAATGAGCGGCAACTCTGTATACCTCAAGATGGAAAACCTTCAGAAAACCGGTTCTTTTAAGCTTAGAGGCGCTTTTAACAAGATAGCACACCTTACCGATGAAGAAAAAAGACACGGTGTCATTGCGTCCTCCGCGGGAAACCATGCCCAAGGAGTGGCTATGGGAGCCACTTTCTACGGTATAAAGTCAACCATTGTTATGCCAAAACATGCGCCGCTTTCCAAGATTTCCGCTACAAAAAGCTACGGCGCCGATGTGGTGCTTTGCGGCAATGTATACGACGAGGCTTATGCCGAAGCAAGGCGCCTGCAAAAAGAAACCGGCGCCACCTTCATACACCCCTTTAACGACCCTCAAGTGATTGCCGGCCAGGGCACCATCGGGCTTGAAATCCTCGAAGACCTGCCTGACGCCGACGCCATAGTGGTGCCCATCGGCGGGGGAGGTCTAATCTCAGGGGTATCCATCGCCGCCAAGAGTATAAAGCCCGGAATAAAAATCATAGGGGTGCAGTCCAAAAACATGCCTTCCATGGCTGAATCCGTGGAAAATAAAAAAATAACCACCGTCGACGGCACTCCCACCATAGCCGACGGCATCGCCGTAAAGACTCCCGGCGAACTCACTTTCAGCATCATTCAAAAATACGTTGATAACATCATAACAGTAGACGAGGATGAAATTGCCAATGCCATTTTGCTGCTTCTGGAAAGGGCCAAAGTGATAGCCGAAGGAGCCGGTGCGGTGCCCGTAGCCGCCATATTGAACCGCATGGAGGATTTCAGGGACAAGAAAATCGTGGCCCTGGTCAGCGGTGGCAATATAGATGTCAACATACTCTCCAGGATTATAGACAAAGGCCTTGTAAAAGGCGGCAGGAAGATATTCCTGGACACCCTCATCCCGGACAGACCCGGGACTCTCTGGAGGCTTTTGAACCTTGTGGCTGAAACCGGCGCCAATGTACTGTCGGTGACCCACAACCGTTCCACCCGGGATGTTGCCATAGGTTATGCAAAAGTGGAGCTGGAACTGGAAACCGTCAATGAAGAGCACATAGAAAAAATAAAAAATGTTCTGACCGAAAACGGCTATAATTTTATAATTCTGTAG
- a CDS encoding DNA methyltransferase — translation MVVDVPIDHAIPPQRDCARYKMHKYWAGKPWYVVSEYIRHFTKEGEIVLDPFCGGGVVGCEALINHRKAVLNDLNPMAVFITKNTCLSPVDLDLFLMEFEKIRVHIKNEIMDMYRLREKCPLCGGSLYAKHVVRGPALNGKWVVEARCLKEHGRSGRIRRLLTPEEKADIEKIEAREIPFWYPNDDLPDGREIMRLKNAGITRVHQLFTRRNLMALSIIFHEIQKIVDVAIKDLMLLAFSNTILHVSKLKSEDLRPMSANSYYCMGDWIEENVWERFENRIKWRWGVYEGKRETNRLIGNYFNLAQDFSELSRDGTFMLSNRPVQDLSDIPESSIDYCFTDPPYGGSIQYSELTLLWRSWLGMEGDFIKDEIIVNDFQKKGEQDFEEMLAQAFGEIHRVLKPGRWLSVTFNNRDQKVWAALLNACKKAGFEKVNIVPQKPLGNSFVQSWTGYSLKRDLILNFKKQPKNYAVKSTNLIKGAGAMKITGITKETPTLQGHTIYMKDIILDAALEYLSKNKKASLPELFEATIIKWIDATYDRGNGYASNDNADPCGCKHIASPDDSTFDMGYLEQCLAENPAFHRVKENKNIFYLLTNEE, via the coding sequence GTGGTCGTGGATGTTCCCATAGACCATGCCATACCCCCGCAAAGGGATTGCGCCCGCTACAAGATGCACAAGTACTGGGCAGGAAAGCCCTGGTATGTGGTATCGGAGTACATAAGGCATTTTACGAAAGAAGGAGAAATAGTGCTGGACCCTTTCTGTGGGGGCGGGGTGGTGGGATGCGAGGCCCTTATAAACCACAGGAAGGCGGTATTAAATGATTTAAATCCCATGGCGGTTTTTATCACAAAAAACACCTGCCTTTCCCCGGTGGACCTGGACTTATTTTTAATGGAATTTGAAAAGATAAGGGTCCACATAAAAAATGAAATAATGGATATGTATCGATTGAGAGAAAAGTGCCCTTTATGTGGCGGCAGCCTTTATGCAAAACATGTAGTAAGGGGACCGGCTTTAAATGGGAAATGGGTCGTGGAAGCCCGATGCCTAAAGGAGCACGGCAGGAGCGGCCGCATCCGGAGGCTTCTTACACCGGAGGAAAAGGCCGACATAGAAAAGATTGAAGCCCGCGAAATCCCTTTCTGGTACCCCAACGACGACCTTCCCGACGGGAGGGAGATCATGAGGCTGAAAAATGCGGGGATAACCCGTGTCCATCAGCTTTTTACCCGGCGAAACCTCATGGCTCTTTCTATTATTTTCCATGAGATACAAAAAATAGTCGATGTCGCCATAAAAGATTTGATGCTATTGGCTTTCTCCAATACCATCCTCCATGTGAGCAAGTTAAAGAGCGAGGACCTGCGCCCCATGTCGGCCAACTCGTATTACTGCATGGGGGACTGGATAGAGGAAAATGTCTGGGAGCGGTTCGAGAACCGGATCAAATGGCGGTGGGGGGTATATGAGGGCAAAAGGGAAACCAACCGCCTCATCGGTAATTATTTTAACCTCGCACAGGATTTTTCTGAGCTTTCCAGGGATGGGACTTTTATGCTTTCCAACCGCCCGGTCCAGGACCTCTCGGATATACCCGAAAGTAGCATCGATTACTGTTTTACGGATCCTCCCTATGGCGGCAGTATCCAGTACAGCGAGCTAACACTCCTCTGGCGATCCTGGCTTGGGATGGAGGGGGATTTTATAAAAGATGAGATAATAGTGAACGATTTCCAGAAAAAAGGCGAACAGGATTTTGAGGAGATGCTCGCCCAGGCCTTCGGTGAAATCCACAGAGTTTTAAAGCCCGGTCGGTGGCTTTCGGTGACCTTCAACAACCGGGACCAAAAGGTTTGGGCAGCCCTTTTGAATGCATGTAAAAAGGCGGGCTTTGAAAAGGTGAACATCGTACCCCAGAAGCCTTTGGGCAACTCCTTCGTGCAGTCCTGGACGGGATATTCCCTCAAGAGAGACCTTATTCTAAACTTCAAAAAACAGCCGAAAAATTATGCTGTGAAATCAACTAATTTGATAAAAGGCGCGGGAGCCATGAAGATTACCGGTATAACAAAAGAAACACCCACACTTCAAGGGCATACTATTTACATGAAGGATATCATACTCGACGCCGCACTGGAATACCTTTCAAAAAATAAAAAAGCATCTTTGCCGGAGCTTTTTGAAGCGACAATTATAAAATGGATAGATGCGACATATGACCGGGGGAATGGATATGCATCAAATGATAATGCCGACCCATGTGGCTGCAAGCATATCGCATCGCCGGATGACAGCACCTTTGACATGGGATACTTGGAGCAGTGTCTCGCTGAAAATCCTGCTTTTCATAGGGTAAAGGAAAATAAAAACATTTTTTATTTGTTGACAAACGAGGAATAA